tcttttcttttctaaagcactgtgtgaacacagGATGTGGGAAAGTCCAAAACAGTAGTAATGATTCATCAACgtccagagcagcagctgaagatctgtgtgtgtgtgtttgccttcactgctcttcctcttcctctttcagtGGAAGAGTCTGGTGTGAAGGCTGGAAATTCCCGGAAGtcctgcacagtgtgtgtgtgtgtgtgtgagtgtgttattcCCCCTTCGCCTCCTCTCTGACTGACTCACACAGACGTTGACAACACACTTTGAGTCAGCGTAACTCATGTGGATGAAGGTGAATCACACACTGAGTTGAGTTCTTGCTCAGTTTCTCCCTCTAACTTCCCCTCTAACGTCTCTTTCATCTCCTTCTCCGCTTGTTGGTCTCCGTGTCGGGCTTTAACGCGCCCGAcgagctccacacacacatcgacCCCATCGAGATCGCACCGTGGCCAGGGGTTCGTCACCCTGTCCCGGCATCGCCGATGTAGGTCAGATCCTTGGTGCGCAAAGGGACCAGATCACCCTTGTAGGTTAAGGGGGGATTAAAAATCAACCCCGCTCTCAAGTCTCACTGGAGGTTTATCTCCTCCCTCCATGTGTTCAGCAGACAGCTATAACTCGATTTAGAGACAAGGCGGTGAGAGATTCTCCGGCCCCGGTGCGACAGCTGCCCAGCGGGGCCGCATACCTCTCCTCCCCGGGCTCCAGCCTCGCCCTCTTGCTGGGCAGGAAGTCGGGCGCCGCCGACGCCTTGCCCCGGCGTTTCCTGGACTGTCTCGCCGCCGGACTCCAGTTCTCTTTGTCCTCTGTGGTTTCACTGTCACTCCCTTCCCCCGCGTCGCCCAGCTGCTCCGCGGGCGGCTCCGCTGGGTGGCTGAGGGCGGGCTGTGGCTCGGGCTGAGGCTCGGGCTGAGGCTCAGGCTGAGGCTCGGCTTGTGGTCCTGAGCTGGAGTCCATGGGCTCCTCCGGTGTCGGCTGCGGCGCGCCGGGCCACTCGCTGTCCCGGGAGGAGTGATAGATGTCCCGGGCAGACCTCATGACCAGAGACAGCAGGAGGCTCCGGTGCAGTCTGAGTCCGCCTCTCTGAGTCCTGGACGCGTACAGCTTGTTTATAGACACCGCCAGGATCCGTCTAGCTTCAGCGTTCACTTCCATTGCTGTTGTGGCActcattgtttttctgtctaTGCGTAATTACGCACGGTTGTTTTGGCACATTGACTCAGGGGACTTTGTGTcttgtcctcagtcctcagtcCTGAGTCAGAGTTTGACCGTAGACCTGGTCTCGTGCTGTTCTCTCCGCGAATAGAGAGCGTGTGAGGAGAAGGGCGgcgttttatgtcatttatgaCGTAACGTGGACTTCATTCCTCAGTAAGGCTCCGCCCAcacctgctacacacacaccatctgttTTCGTAtacctctctatctctctcgctctgttgatcttttattatttaacatcaTTTTTGAAAGATATCAACAAACTATTTATCTCGTGCACACGTTATTTATCTTTATTCCCTGTTGGCTTTTCAACACGCGCAACACAACGTCACACATGTCAAGCCCTCACTGTTTGCCGAGCAACATACATTAAGCTGCATACATACAGAATCCATACAATAATACCTATGTACATTAGCTGATTaatgtatattgtattatatattatactgtatttgtaaatgaaacagaaaaacaaacatactgcacatacaaatactgtatatcacataaatgtcattGCAAAGACAGCGACATATAACGTGTGTGCTACATGCTACATACATGACAGGCAGCATTTTCATTAGTTATTTGTATGAGTTATTCTTCACATTACGGTCCGATGTGTGGATTAAAGTTGACATTGTCATCATTCCTTGGAGCATTGTTG
This Solea senegalensis isolate Sse05_10M unplaced genomic scaffold, IFAPA_SoseM_1 scf7180000015449, whole genome shotgun sequence DNA region includes the following protein-coding sequences:
- the LOC122762281 gene encoding immediate early response gene 2 protein-like, which codes for MSATTAMEVNAEARRILAVSINKLYASRTQRGGLRLHRSLLLSLVMRSARDIYHSSRDSEWPGAPQPTPEEPMDSSSGPQAEPQPEPQPEPQPEPQPALSHPAEPPAEQLGDAGEGSDSETTEDKENWSPAARQSRKRRGKASAAPDFLPSKRARLEPGEERYAAPLGSCRTGAGESLTALSLNRVIAVC